From one Coleofasciculus sp. FACHB-1120 genomic stretch:
- a CDS encoding sigma-70 family RNA polymerase sigma factor, whose product MTQSIPVSWSTAEATVSQAPVQPEKLSNYDLILHCQAGLRPDRAAFAELLRRYQSHVDKILYHLAPDWQDRADLAQEVWIRVYRNIKRLQEPVKFRGWLSRIATNLFYDELRKRKRVSHPLSLDAPRMMDDGEMDWEIASDNPSPDEDMTTREFYEQLHEAIADLPEVFRTTIVLREIEGMAYEEIAEITGVSLGTVKSRIARARQRLQSQLQNYLDGN is encoded by the coding sequence ATGACTCAATCGATTCCTGTATCCTGGTCAACAGCTGAAGCAACGGTTTCTCAAGCGCCGGTGCAACCTGAAAAACTGTCAAACTACGATCTAATTCTGCATTGTCAGGCGGGGCTGCGTCCTGACCGCGCTGCCTTTGCCGAACTTTTGCGCCGGTATCAGTCTCATGTCGATAAGATTTTGTACCATCTGGCTCCGGATTGGCAGGATCGGGCAGATTTAGCTCAAGAAGTCTGGATTCGGGTTTACCGCAATATTAAGCGGTTGCAGGAGCCAGTCAAGTTCCGGGGGTGGTTGAGCCGGATTGCCACGAACCTGTTTTACGATGAGCTGCGTAAACGCAAACGGGTGTCTCATCCGCTGTCGTTGGATGCGCCTCGCATGATGGATGACGGCGAAATGGATTGGGAAATTGCATCTGACAATCCAAGTCCCGACGAAGACATGACGACGCGGGAATTTTATGAGCAGCTGCATGAAGCGATCGCCGATCTGCCAGAGGTGTTTCGCACTACCATCGTCCTAAGAGAAATCGAAGGCATGGCTTATGAAGAAATTGCCGAAATCACAGGTGTCTCCCTGGGAACGGTAAAATCTAGAATTGCTAGAGCGCGTCAGCGACTGCAATCTCAGCTGCAAAACTACCTAGACGGAAATTAA
- a CDS encoding NB-ARC domain-containing protein, whose protein sequence is MTVEEALEIVESVLAQGRLNKVQKIVFEESWEGQSYEEIAKKNTYDPGYVRDAGSKLWKLLSEAFGEKVTKNNLQSVLKGYSRRVLSLQQMPEVVSNPIAPSIAIAHKRQEWGEAVDVSLFYGRTEELATLQQWIVSDRCRLVTLLGMGGIGKTALSVKLAEQIQNEFDYLIWRSLRNAPPVQDTLADIIKFLSNQQETDLPETVDGKVSRLIEYLRSSRCLLVLDNVESILREGDRAGHYREEYEGYGQLLRCVAETNHQSCLVLTSREKPKGIASKEGKTLPVRAMQLAGLTEVEGHKIFHAKGFLVSEEDIKLLMARYQGNPLALKIVATTIQELFDGNISQFLEQSTAVFGDIWDILDQQFNRLCALEKQIMYWLAINREWVSLLELREDIVPPVSQRELLEALESLQRRSLIEKKSATFTQQPAVMEYMLNRLIEEVCEEIKNKQIKFFNSYALIKAQTKDYIREAQLHFIVQPLLDRLTAIFRYENKIIDCLSKTLFILRDNLSIEPGYVGGNLLNLLCQLQTDLNGYDLSYLTVWQAYLRNVNLHHVNFQNADLAKSVFTETFGSILSVAFSPDGKLLATAGDAGEIRLWQVSDMTPVMTLKGHTRWVLSIAFSPQGKTIASSSDDRTIKLWDINTGQCLKVFQGRTSWVYSIAFSPDGRTLAGVSDDQTVKLWGVQTGQTLRTLQGHTGQVMSVAFSPDGHSIASGSNDCTIKLWDLSTGQLLKTLQGHTHLVESIVFSPDGNTLASGSYDCTIKLWDLSTGQLLKTLQGHTHLVESIAFSPDGQTLITGSHDQTVKLWDVSTCRCIRTLQGHASQVWSVASSPQGSTLASGGGDCTVKLWDVSTGQCLRTLRGYMNRLRSLAFDSQGKTLASGGGDCIVRLWDMAGRCIKTLQGNSSFVMSVAYSPDDRTLAVGSETIKLWDVSSGKCLKIFQGHTNWVWSVAFDSQGNTLASGSGDRTVRLWDVSSGKCLKIFQGHTNWVWSVALSPLPPYQCGLGGILASGSGDYTVRLWDIHTGQCHQTLQGHTNGVWSVAFSPDGQILASGSDDYTVKLWDVSTGECLKTLQGHTNGVWSVAFSPDGKMLASASDDSTLKLWDVSTGQCLKTFYGHSDRVWSVVFSPDGQILASGGQDEMIKLWDVATGECLNTLRSERPYEGMNITGVTGLTDAQKATLKALGAVALE, encoded by the coding sequence ATGACTGTTGAAGAAGCGCTAGAAATTGTCGAGAGCGTTCTAGCTCAAGGACGTTTAAACAAAGTTCAAAAAATCGTGTTTGAGGAATCCTGGGAAGGGCAGTCTTACGAGGAGATTGCAAAAAAAAATACTTACGATCCTGGTTATGTTAGGGATGCTGGTTCTAAGTTGTGGAAGTTACTCTCAGAGGCATTTGGAGAGAAGGTAACAAAAAATAATTTGCAGTCAGTCTTGAAGGGGTATTCGCGCCGCGTCTTGTCATTGCAGCAGATGCCAGAAGTGGTGTCTAATCCGATTGCTCCTTCAATAGCGATCGCTCATAAACGTCAAGAGTGGGGAGAAGCGGTTGACGTATCGCTTTTCTATGGACGCACAGAAGAACTCGCCACGCTACAACAGTGGATCGTGAGCGATCGCTGTCGCCTCGTCACATTGTTAGGTATGGGAGGAATTGGCAAAACTGCTTTGTCTGTAAAGCTGGCAGAACAAATTCAGAATGAGTTTGATTATCTGATCTGGCGAAGTCTCCGCAATGCCCCACCCGTTCAAGATACTCTGGCAGACATCATAAAATTCCTATCCAACCAACAAGAAACTGATTTACCAGAAACCGTAGACGGTAAAGTATCGCGGCTGATTGAGTATTTACGCTCATCGCGCTGTCTGCTGGTATTGGATAATGTTGAGTCGATTTTGCGTGAGGGCGATCGCGCTGGACATTACCGAGAAGAATACGAGGGTTATGGACAGCTATTAAGATGTGTGGCAGAAACCAACCATCAAAGCTGCTTGGTGCTAACTAGTCGGGAGAAACCCAAAGGAATAGCATCCAAGGAAGGCAAAACATTGCCAGTTAGAGCGATGCAACTAGCCGGTTTAACAGAGGTAGAAGGACATAAAATTTTTCATGCTAAAGGTTTTTTAGTTTCAGAAGAAGATATAAAACTCCTAATGGCTCGTTATCAAGGCAATCCTTTAGCCTTGAAGATAGTTGCTACGACTATTCAAGAGTTATTCGATGGTAATATTTCTCAATTTTTAGAACAAAGCACAGCAGTTTTTGGTGATATTTGGGATATTTTAGACCAGCAGTTTAATCGCTTGTGTGCTTTAGAAAAGCAGATTATGTACTGGCTGGCAATCAATCGAGAGTGGGTTTCGCTGCTAGAACTGCGAGAAGACATCGTACCACCAGTATCGCAACGTGAACTATTGGAAGCGCTGGAATCTCTACAACGGCGATCGCTGATAGAGAAAAAATCAGCAACTTTTACGCAACAGCCTGCGGTTATGGAATATATGCTTAACCGTTTAATTGAGGAGGTCTGCGAAGAAATTAAAAACAAACAAATAAAATTCTTCAACAGCTATGCTCTCATTAAGGCTCAAACAAAAGACTACATTAGAGAAGCTCAGTTACACTTTATAGTTCAACCACTGCTAGATAGGTTGACGGCTATCTTTCGGTACGAAAACAAGATTATAGATTGTTTATCTAAAACTTTATTCATATTGAGAGATAATTTGTCTATAGAGCCAGGGTATGTAGGGGGAAATCTTCTCAATCTGCTTTGTCAACTACAGACAGATTTAAATGGTTATGATCTTTCCTATCTAACTGTTTGGCAAGCTTATCTGAGGAATGTAAATTTACATCATGTTAATTTCCAGAATGCCGATCTAGCTAAATCAGTTTTTACTGAAACCTTCGGCAGCATTTTGTCAGTTGCTTTTAGTCCAGATGGAAAACTTTTAGCTACAGCAGGTGATGCAGGGGAGATTCGCTTGTGGCAAGTTTCAGACATGACACCAGTAATGACCTTAAAAGGTCACACTCGGTGGGTACTATCAATCGCTTTTAGTCCTCAAGGTAAGACCATAGCTAGTAGCAGTGATGACCGAACAATAAAACTATGGGACATCAACACAGGTCAATGCCTGAAAGTTTTTCAGGGGCGTACCAGTTGGGTATACTCAATTGCTTTCAGCCCTGATGGTCGAACCTTAGCAGGTGTCAGTGATGACCAGACGGTGAAGTTATGGGGTGTCCAGACAGGTCAAACCTTGAGAACTTTGCAGGGACACACTGGTCAAGTAATGTCAGTTGCTTTCAGTCCGGATGGTCACAGCATAGCCAGTGGCAGTAATGACTGCACTATAAAGTTGTGGGATCTCAGTACGGGTCAGCTTCTCAAGACTTTGCAGGGACATACTCATTTGGTAGAGTCAATTGTTTTCAGTCCCGATGGTAATACCCTTGCTAGTGGCAGTTATGACTGCACTATAAAGTTGTGGGATCTCAGTACGGGTCAGCTTCTCAAGACCTTGCAGGGACATACTCATTTGGTAGAATCAATTGCTTTCAGTCCGGATGGTCAAACACTTATCACTGGCAGTCACGATCAAACAGTGAAGTTGTGGGATGTCTCCACGTGTCGCTGCATCAGAACTTTGCAAGGTCACGCGAGTCAGGTTTGGTCAGTTGCTTCCAGTCCTCAAGGTAGCACCTTGGCTAGTGGGGGTGGTGACTGTACTGTAAAACTATGGGATGTCAGTACCGGGCAATGCTTAAGAACCTTGCGAGGATACATGAATCGATTACGGTCACTCGCCTTTGATTCTCAAGGTAAGACCTTGGCTAGTGGGGGTGGTGACTGTATTGTGAGATTGTGGGATATGGCAGGTCGCTGTATTAAAACTTTGCAAGGCAACTCTAGTTTTGTCATGTCAGTTGCCTATAGCCCAGACGATCGAACTTTAGCTGTTGGCAGCGAAACAATCAAGTTATGGGATGTCAGTAGCGGGAAGTGTCTGAAAATATTTCAGGGGCACACCAACTGGGTTTGGTCAGTTGCTTTCGATTCTCAAGGTAATACTTTAGCTAGTGGTAGTGGAGATCGCACTGTCAGGTTGTGGGATGTTAGTAGCGGGAAGTGTCTGAAAATATTTCAGGGGCATACCAACTGGGTTTGGTCAGTTGCCTTGAGTCCGCTTCCCCCTTACCAATGCGGGTTAGGAGGGATCTTGGCGAGTGGGAGTGGTGACTATACCGTAAGGTTGTGGGATATCCATACAGGGCAGTGTCACCAAACTTTGCAGGGTCATACTAATGGAGTTTGGTCAGTTGCCTTTAGCCCGGATGGTCAAATTCTAGCTAGTGGCAGTGATGACTATACCGTGAAATTGTGGGATGTGAGTACAGGTGAGTGCCTGAAAACTTTACAGGGACATACCAATGGGGTCTGGTCAGTTGCTTTCAGCCCGGATGGTAAAATGCTGGCGAGCGCCAGTGATGACTCTACTCTTAAGCTGTGGGATGTTAGTACGGGTCAGTGCCTGAAAACTTTCTACGGACATAGCGATCGCGTTTGGTCAGTTGTCTTCAGTCCAGATGGACAAATACTCGCGAGCGGTGGACAAGATGAAATGATTAAGCTTTGGGATGTAGCGACAGGCGAGTGCCTGAACACCTTGAGAAGTGAAAGACCCTACGAAGGCATGAATATTACTGGCGTTACAGGTTTAACAGACGCGCAGAAAGCGACGCTGAAAGCGTTGGGGGCAGTAGCGTTGGAATGA
- a CDS encoding peptidoglycan-binding protein, with the protein MQFTEIKDTYQQLWRTVKITDLSATDAVVSRIMPNRGRYEQAQRESGVWWPVIAAIHSLEASLSFKGHLHNGDPLSARTKNFPPGRPILGSPPFTWEESAADALAMKRTDEVNFLDTPEEILWYCERYNGWGYQTGAGRNSTPPRRSPYLWSKTNHWNKGKFTADGRFDPSAGSSQVGVAAILKRIEQLGHISFGSAQPDGKRPILRFGDKGFWVGVAQHTVNGCGFGPIGVNNDFDSATERIIMKFQRSVGLNDDGDVGPLTWAALDAHKKLPGWTPLSGSSQPASTTPVAAAPIL; encoded by the coding sequence ATGCAATTTACAGAAATAAAAGATACTTATCAGCAACTTTGGCGCACCGTTAAAATAACTGATTTAAGCGCCACAGATGCAGTTGTTTCCAGGATTATGCCTAACCGGGGTCGGTACGAACAGGCGCAGCGCGAAAGTGGCGTGTGGTGGCCCGTCATTGCTGCTATTCATAGCCTTGAAGCCTCGCTTTCCTTTAAGGGGCATCTCCACAACGGCGATCCTCTCAGCGCCAGAACCAAGAACTTTCCACCTGGAAGACCGATTTTAGGGTCTCCTCCCTTTACCTGGGAAGAGTCGGCTGCTGATGCTTTGGCAATGAAACGCACAGATGAAGTCAATTTCTTAGATACTCCAGAAGAAATCCTCTGGTATTGCGAGAGATACAACGGCTGGGGCTATCAGACAGGTGCAGGGCGCAACTCAACACCGCCGCGACGTTCGCCCTATCTTTGGTCTAAGACTAATCACTGGAATAAAGGCAAGTTCACCGCAGATGGTCGCTTCGATCCGAGTGCAGGTTCTTCGCAGGTAGGAGTCGCCGCCATACTCAAGCGGATAGAACAACTCGGACATATCAGCTTTGGTTCTGCACAACCTGATGGGAAACGACCGATCCTCCGCTTTGGTGACAAAGGGTTTTGGGTGGGTGTTGCTCAACATACAGTTAATGGCTGTGGCTTTGGACCCATCGGTGTGAATAACGATTTTGACTCAGCAACAGAGCGCATCATCATGAAGTTTCAAAGAAGCGTGGGACTGAATGACGATGGTGATGTGGGACCCCTGACTTGGGCGGCGCTTGATGCACACAAGAAGCTACCAGGTTGGACTCCATTGAGCGGTTCTTCACAGCCAGCATCGACAACTCCTGTTGCAGCAGCACCCATTCTTTGA